Proteins found in one Egibacteraceae bacterium genomic segment:
- a CDS encoding histidine phosphatase family protein, translated as MVDDTERPDQRVVLVRHAQTAWSLSGQHTGTTDLALTDEGRAATRLLAERLRGDRFARVLTSPLQRAAETCRIAGFADQAETRADLAEWDYGAYEGRTTADIRTHDPGWDLWRHGAPGGESPADMQARVDRVIADLLDACTHGHDVLVFAHGHSLTALTVRWLGLPIATGRHLRLGTGSVSTLGWKRGIPVLESWNDRSHTD; from the coding sequence ATGGTTGACGACACCGAGCGCCCCGACCAGCGGGTCGTGCTCGTCCGCCACGCCCAGACCGCCTGGAGCCTGAGCGGCCAGCACACCGGAACGACCGACCTGGCGCTGACCGACGAGGGCAGGGCCGCGACCCGGCTGCTGGCCGAGCGTCTTCGCGGCGACCGCTTCGCCCGCGTGCTCACCAGCCCGCTGCAGCGGGCCGCCGAGACCTGCCGGATCGCCGGGTTCGCCGACCAGGCGGAGACACGCGCCGATCTGGCGGAGTGGGACTACGGCGCCTACGAGGGACGCACCACCGCCGACATCCGCACCCACGACCCGGGCTGGGACCTGTGGCGCCACGGCGCACCCGGCGGCGAGTCGCCCGCCGACATGCAGGCACGGGTCGACCGGGTGATCGCCGACCTGCTCGACGCGTGCACGCACGGCCACGACGTCCTCGTGTTCGCCCACGGCCACAGCCTCACCGCGCTGACCGTGCGCTGGCTCGGCCTGCCGATCGCCACCGGACGGCACCTGCGCCTGGGCACGGGCAGCGTCAGCACCCTCGGCTGGAAACGCGGCATCCCCGTCCTGGAGTCATGGAACGACCGCAGCCACACCGACTGA
- a CDS encoding ROK family protein — MTEVGRTLAVDLGGTRMRAAVVMPDGEVCSRRAIATPQDAACPDALMELAGDVLAAADVGEAVIGVPGRVDHRHGRLEHAPNLPPHWPGALDERLLAERFGLPVSLANDADLAAVGEAYFGAARAYTDVVYLTVSTGVGAGVLLDRRLVAGARSLAEVGHTVIDRTAGLGGLHATFETLGSGTALERLAGDAGLPADGARIVELVHAGDPHATRVWDEVVAVIATGVANLAFLFTPEVIVLGGGVGRNGDLLVPVLRAHLDSNGPPGLPVPIEVVVAELGDDAGLVGAGAWRRATRKPGDG, encoded by the coding sequence GTGACTGAGGTCGGCCGGACGCTGGCTGTGGACCTCGGTGGCACCAGGATGCGCGCCGCCGTCGTCATGCCCGACGGCGAGGTCTGCTCCCGCCGGGCGATAGCGACCCCGCAGGACGCCGCCTGCCCCGACGCGCTGATGGAGCTGGCCGGCGACGTGCTGGCCGCCGCCGACGTCGGGGAGGCGGTGATCGGGGTGCCCGGTCGCGTGGACCACCGCCACGGGCGCCTCGAACACGCGCCGAACCTGCCGCCGCACTGGCCGGGCGCCCTCGACGAACGCCTCCTCGCCGAGCGCTTCGGCCTGCCGGTGTCGCTGGCCAACGACGCCGACCTCGCCGCCGTCGGCGAGGCCTACTTCGGCGCGGCCCGCGCCTACACCGACGTCGTGTACCTGACGGTGTCCACCGGTGTCGGCGCCGGCGTGCTGCTCGACCGCCGCCTGGTCGCCGGCGCCCGGTCGTTGGCCGAGGTGGGCCACACCGTCATCGACCGCACAGCCGGGCTCGGTGGCCTGCACGCGACCTTCGAGACCCTCGGCTCGGGCACCGCCCTGGAGCGCCTCGCCGGTGACGCCGGCCTGCCCGCTGACGGCGCGCGCATCGTCGAGCTCGTCCACGCCGGCGACCCCCACGCCACCCGGGTGTGGGACGAGGTCGTCGCCGTGATCGCGACCGGAGTCGCCAACCTCGCGTTCCTGTTCACCCCGGAGGTGATCGTGCTCGGCGGCGGCGTCGGGCGCAACGGGGACCTGCTCGTCCCCGTCCTGCGCGCTCATCTCGACAGCAACGGTCCGCCGGGCCTGCCCGTGCCCATCGAGGTGGTCGTCGCCGAGCTGGGCGACGACGCCGGGTTGGTCGGCGCCGGCGCCTGGCGACGGGCGACCCGTAAGCCCGGCGATGGTTGA